In a genomic window of candidate division WOR-3 bacterium:
- a CDS encoding TonB-dependent receptor, whose protein sequence is MKKLTLFLILLLTVPAAFAGVVGRIRGKVIDKRTREPLIGANVIVVGTELGAATDANGEYEINNVPPGRYKLSASYISYNEMTVTDVLVVQDQVTVIDFQLTPTAIEVGTVEVKAERPMVNRGTVTVERVITDEEFKRLPVVQLSELVGLQAGVTQTAGRGWTHIRGGRYDDVAYLVDGVAAQDAVVGTLWSSPKPTSDALASVVVVTGGFDAEYGSAMSGIIKAVTKEGGTRTSGKLGYLTDEVFPNPDLNFGYNRVTFSIGGPTFWNRLRYFISTEYFKTDDDRNCLYKVNAPRGEYAVEGKLTLQFPKEFFLTREGMKLTIDGYHSNYQWQTWSNTYKYYLQAMYANRVRSYKSNITLNHMLSPTTVYEAKFGIFQTSLIRTVRNFDAEAADTTGFWGFLRKTGIWDRYFFRAEDWVFNNPEGLSKKEAVLQLYRSYWLAPNGDTVYAHKAQKKNFMQAYALLDYPLGVPGLFVTEGDNRVWHYRATNHALFKFDLTRTISKVHEIKTGVDITQYSVSMYDNSLPWDANPFWDAYNYKPLVAAAYVQDRADFEDLVVRAGVRFDYLDAKAKVRAFPESLGSTPEISDSFLPVPPKFRLSPRLGISYPITERIKFRFSYGHFFKNPVFANLYEYAERPAAELRGRGNIIVGNPNMSAEKTIAYEIGFDAQLTDVFAFDLTAFYKDVFDLSGVRVVSALPQPYTMYYNVEYARIQGFEATMTKALSDYWNAQLGYTFQIAKGTASTATDQYQREKPLQVDYYLDQDQRHSLHGSIGLSFPSDFIFIPLRDFNTSAVANYGSGLPYTPTDIRGNRTGPENSARMPSSFTIDMRFGKDIKLGGLNLALSCDITNLLNTRVVTSVYSATGKPDYDGRIFTPQEFSPGIRFGDLYYHPARDFNHDGYLSQMELYESYMRAREDYVKAPTYFGSSRKIRFGVSLSF, encoded by the coding sequence ATGAAGAAATTGACGCTTTTCCTGATCCTCCTGCTGACCGTTCCGGCCGCCTTTGCCGGTGTGGTCGGCAGAATCAGGGGGAAAGTTATTGATAAACGGACTCGAGAACCATTAATCGGTGCCAATGTGATCGTTGTCGGAACCGAACTGGGTGCCGCAACCGACGCTAACGGAGAGTATGAAATCAACAACGTTCCCCCGGGCAGATATAAGCTGAGTGCCTCCTATATCTCCTATAATGAAATGACGGTCACTGATGTACTGGTAGTGCAGGATCAGGTGACGGTGATTGATTTCCAGCTGACACCTACCGCGATTGAAGTGGGAACGGTGGAAGTAAAGGCAGAGCGTCCGATGGTGAACCGGGGTACGGTTACTGTGGAAAGGGTTATCACAGACGAAGAGTTCAAGCGACTCCCGGTAGTCCAGCTCTCCGAACTGGTCGGCCTGCAGGCGGGTGTAACCCAGACCGCAGGCCGCGGCTGGACCCACATCCGTGGTGGCAGATACGATGATGTCGCATATCTCGTCGATGGTGTTGCTGCCCAGGATGCGGTAGTCGGTACCCTCTGGTCCAGTCCCAAACCGACAAGTGATGCTCTGGCTTCAGTAGTTGTAGTCACCGGCGGCTTTGATGCGGAATACGGCTCGGCAATGTCGGGTATCATCAAGGCGGTTACGAAGGAAGGCGGTACCAGAACCTCGGGTAAACTCGGCTATCTGACCGACGAGGTCTTTCCCAATCCCGATTTGAACTTCGGTTATAACCGGGTTACATTCTCCATCGGCGGTCCGACCTTCTGGAACCGGCTTCGCTACTTCATTTCCACTGAATACTTCAAAACTGACGACGACCGAAACTGCCTTTACAAAGTTAATGCCCCCAGGGGCGAATATGCGGTCGAGGGCAAACTCACCCTGCAATTCCCGAAAGAATTTTTCCTCACCCGGGAAGGTATGAAATTGACGATCGATGGCTATCACTCCAATTATCAGTGGCAGACCTGGTCCAATACCTACAAGTATTACCTGCAGGCGATGTATGCCAACCGGGTGCGCAGTTACAAATCCAACATCACTCTGAACCATATGCTTTCCCCGACCACCGTCTACGAGGCAAAATTCGGCATCTTCCAGACCTCGCTCATCCGTACGGTGCGCAACTTTGACGCCGAAGCAGCTGATACCACCGGTTTCTGGGGTTTTCTGCGCAAAACCGGCATCTGGGACCGGTATTTCTTCCGGGCAGAGGACTGGGTATTCAACAATCCGGAAGGATTGAGCAAGAAGGAAGCGGTGCTTCAGCTCTACCGTTCTTACTGGCTGGCGCCGAATGGCGACACAGTTTATGCTCACAAGGCACAGAAGAAAAACTTCATGCAGGCTTATGCCCTGCTTGATTATCCACTCGGTGTACCAGGACTGTTCGTGACCGAGGGCGACAACCGGGTCTGGCATTACCGGGCGACAAATCACGCCCTCTTCAAGTTTGACCTGACCCGGACGATCTCCAAGGTCCACGAAATAAAAACCGGTGTCGACATCACCCAGTACTCAGTTTCAATGTATGACAATTCGCTCCCTTGGGATGCCAATCCATTCTGGGATGCCTATAATTACAAACCGCTCGTGGCAGCCGCCTATGTTCAGGATCGGGCTGATTTCGAAGACCTCGTAGTGCGCGCCGGTGTCCGGTTTGACTATCTGGATGCGAAGGCGAAGGTCCGTGCATTTCCCGAATCACTCGGTTCCACGCCGGAGATATCCGACAGCTTCCTGCCGGTACCGCCAAAGTTTCGGCTTTCACCCCGACTCGGTATTTCCTATCCGATTACCGAACGGATCAAATTCCGCTTCTCCTACGGTCATTTCTTCAAGAACCCGGTATTTGCAAACCTTTACGAGTATGCCGAGCGCCCGGCAGCTGAACTCCGCGGCCGGGGCAACATCATCGTCGGCAATCCGAACATGAGTGCGGAAAAAACAATCGCCTACGAAATCGGTTTTGATGCCCAGCTAACAGATGTTTTCGCCTTTGACCTTACCGCTTTCTATAAGGATGTATTTGACCTTTCCGGTGTCCGCGTTGTCTCCGCCCTGCCTCAGCCCTATACGATGTATTATAATGTTGAATACGCCCGGATCCAGGGATTTGAAGCAACGATGACTAAGGCACTTTCCGACTACTGGAACGCTCAGCTCGGCTACACCTTCCAGATTGCCAAGGGCACCGCTTCTACCGCGACCGACCAGTACCAGCGCGAAAAACCGCTCCAGGTCGATTACTATCTTGATCAGGACCAGCGCCACTCACTCCATGGCAGCATCGGACTTTCCTTCCCTTCAGACTTCATCTTCATCCCACTGCGGGATTTCAACACCTCAGCGGTGGCTAACTACGGTTCCGGATTGCCCTACACCCCGACCGACATCCGCGGCAACCGGACCGGACCGGAAAACTCGGCACGCATGCCGTCAAGTTTCACTATTGATATGCGCTTCGGCAAGGATATAAAACTGGGCGGTCTCAATCTGGCACTTTCCTGTGATATCACCAACCTCCTCAACACCCGGGTCGTCACCAGCGTCTATTCTGCCACCGGCAAGCCGGATTACGACGGCAGGATCTTTACTCCGCAGGAATTTTCGCCCGGAATCCGCTTCGGGGACCTTTACTATCATCCGGCGCGGGATTTCAATCATGACGGCTACCTGTCACAGATGGAACTCTATGAGTCCTACATGCGGGCAAGAGAGGATTATGTGAAGGCACCGACCTATTTCGGTTCCTCACGCAAGATTCGCTTTGGTGTCAGCCTGTCGTTCTAA
- a CDS encoding YfhO family protein — MAKKHHPQKVTPPGKTPAGGADRNRSGPVPENRLHRYAVALLFILPLVFFGRFLFGTVMMFGTDFIGGGGYAAHQFMAEYIRKHLTVAFWQPQILSGQPTVAAFFGDLFYPTMLLRLLLPVHVVWAWTFFLQTFIAGLGTYLFLRELKLHTLAAFLAGVAYMFSGSLLTLALAGHDGRLIGSSLMPLALFFITRGINRRQLIWFALTGMTLGLQLLSGHIQKVYYTGLILLAWFIFCFIRTLRQEKNTGLGVRLAGYFVLAMLFAFGLAAVQYLPIYGNLPYGARGAERGYEFATSWSMPIAEIFDLLTPRFSGGLENYWSRNPFKLHSEYLGILPLLFALLGLIRTWGKPRTRFFFFAFIIALLMAWGGNTPFYRLPYYLLPGLSKFRGPGMIFFLAGFSICVLAGFGIDRLLDRQHSAERKKDLRLLIYAAAALLLLLLFFLAGRNAATALLNPGARLPQFEANYPALLTGLVLALLIWLIGTGLVVLVTRNRLQPQLFTLLTALVMTMDTGIALRLWDNSRGYIRAMPPPQEYFTPDEVVRFLSRDSSYFRVLPLNYERSDEGELWLHNIHSTGGQMPNPLQSYQDFIGAGKSVMFQANNLLNPNFMNLLNVKYVITLNLPEDLSRYDAQTRQIISQLKTYFSQPWFQPVFTGARYAIYQNLRCLPRAFIVFNYQLVNSREELLARLMDSAFDPAHTALLYADPGLPPVTAPDTTARCTITFYDPNIIRLQAQLSQPGLLILSENYHPDWQVRVDGNPATLLPAFHTLRAIPLSPGTHQLELTHIPRYFRLGLILTLISIMLLIAISAISLIPHRKKATPSSG, encoded by the coding sequence ATGGCAAAGAAGCACCATCCGCAGAAAGTTACACCGCCCGGGAAAACGCCCGCAGGAGGTGCGGACCGGAACCGCTCCGGGCCGGTCCCGGAAAACCGGCTGCACCGTTATGCGGTCGCCCTCCTTTTTATTCTGCCGCTGGTCTTTTTCGGCAGATTCCTCTTCGGCACGGTGATGATGTTTGGCACCGACTTCATCGGCGGTGGTGGCTATGCCGCTCACCAGTTCATGGCAGAATACATCCGCAAACATCTGACCGTCGCCTTCTGGCAGCCTCAGATTCTCTCAGGCCAGCCCACGGTTGCCGCCTTCTTTGGTGACCTGTTCTATCCCACGATGCTCCTGCGGCTCTTGCTGCCGGTCCATGTGGTCTGGGCTTGGACCTTCTTCCTCCAGACCTTCATTGCCGGACTCGGCACCTACCTGTTCCTCCGGGAACTGAAACTGCACACCCTTGCCGCCTTCCTCGCCGGTGTCGCCTATATGTTCTCCGGCTCACTGCTCACCCTTGCCCTTGCCGGCCATGACGGCAGACTGATTGGCTCCTCACTGATGCCGCTGGCGCTCTTTTTCATCACCCGCGGCATCAACCGGCGCCAGCTTATCTGGTTCGCCCTCACCGGCATGACCCTCGGACTGCAACTGCTCTCCGGCCACATTCAGAAGGTCTATTACACGGGCTTGATCCTCCTCGCCTGGTTTATTTTCTGCTTTATCCGCACCCTCCGTCAGGAGAAAAATACCGGGCTCGGTGTGCGCCTTGCCGGATACTTTGTGCTGGCCATGCTCTTCGCCTTCGGCTTGGCAGCGGTCCAGTATCTGCCGATCTACGGTAACCTGCCTTATGGCGCCCGTGGAGCGGAACGGGGCTATGAGTTTGCAACCTCCTGGTCAATGCCGATTGCCGAGATTTTTGACCTGCTGACTCCCCGCTTCTCGGGTGGACTGGAAAACTACTGGAGCAGAAACCCGTTCAAACTGCACAGTGAGTATCTGGGCATCCTGCCGCTGCTTTTTGCCCTGCTCGGACTGATCCGCACCTGGGGAAAACCCCGCACCCGCTTCTTCTTTTTCGCCTTCATCATCGCCCTGCTGATGGCATGGGGAGGCAACACCCCGTTTTACCGTCTGCCCTATTATCTCCTGCCCGGGTTGAGCAAATTCCGCGGACCTGGCATGATCTTCTTTTTAGCCGGCTTTTCCATCTGTGTCCTTGCCGGCTTCGGAATTGACCGGCTCCTTGACCGTCAGCATTCCGCTGAAAGAAAAAAAGACCTCCGCCTGCTCATTTATGCTGCCGCCGCTCTGCTCCTGCTCCTGCTCTTCTTCCTTGCCGGTCGGAATGCTGCTACCGCCCTCCTCAACCCCGGCGCCCGGCTTCCCCAGTTTGAAGCCAACTATCCGGCACTGCTGACCGGACTGGTCCTGGCACTCCTGATCTGGCTCATCGGCACCGGACTGGTTGTTCTGGTTACCCGGAACCGGCTCCAGCCCCAGCTGTTTACCCTGCTCACTGCACTTGTGATGACCATGGACACCGGAATTGCACTCCGGCTCTGGGACAACAGTCGTGGCTACATCCGCGCCATGCCGCCACCGCAGGAATACTTTACCCCGGATGAGGTGGTCCGCTTCCTGAGTCGTGACTCCTCCTACTTCCGGGTTCTGCCCCTGAATTACGAACGTTCCGATGAAGGCGAACTCTGGCTCCATAATATCCATTCCACGGGCGGCCAGATGCCCAATCCGCTTCAGAGCTATCAGGACTTCATCGGCGCAGGCAAAAGTGTCATGTTCCAGGCTAACAATCTCCTCAACCCCAACTTCATGAACCTGCTTAATGTCAAGTATGTGATTACCCTCAACCTGCCCGAAGACCTGTCCCGCTATGATGCCCAGACCCGGCAGATTATCAGCCAGCTTAAAACCTATTTCAGCCAGCCCTGGTTCCAGCCGGTCTTTACCGGTGCCCGCTATGCGATCTACCAGAACCTCCGCTGTCTGCCCCGGGCATTTATTGTCTTTAATTATCAACTGGTAAATAGCCGGGAGGAACTGCTTGCCCGGCTCATGGATTCAGCATTTGATCCGGCGCACACCGCGCTGCTCTATGCCGACCCGGGTCTGCCACCGGTAACCGCTCCCGACACCACCGCCCGCTGTACCATCACCTTCTATGATCCGAATATCATCCGCCTTCAGGCACAGCTCAGCCAGCCCGGACTGCTGATTTTAAGCGAAAATTACCATCCTGACTGGCAGGTCCGGGTTGACGGCAACCCCGCAACCCTGCTGCCGGCGTTTCATACCCTGCGCGCTATTCCGCTCTCACCCGGTACGCACCAGCTTGAACTCACCCACATTCCGCGTTATTTCAGACTGGGCCTCATTCTGACCCTCATCTCCATCATGCTTCTGATTGCGATCAGTGCCATTTCTCTTATACCGCACCGGAAAAAGGCAACTCCCAGCAGTGGCTGA
- a CDS encoding PorV/PorQ family protein yields MSILLLVAISLFFTDPGPGTSVLPLIRLAEGPRGAALGEALTATVDDATALYWNCGRLGKIRDYALSFSHQIWYNGTNDELLHFALPANRGVLGFSLIYSATPGIEFWNEQNQPGDTFSTWNGILALGYGLPVAQKYFVGAGLKGCYENLYTGYGYGTAFDIGFAAEPFEFLKTGLALRNLGLMKYSRLETLPAELILGLAWTASRLRLLLDGVYPHDRQFHLRLGIEYQPITELSLRAGYRTGPQDLNELGALSGLTAGIGVNLTNLALDYSLSGYGKLGTVHRLGIRLNLPRYGHGSLRIRVIDALTRERIWGSIKLQGVREFIGETNRAGELLITGLVPGRLIIHTFRKDYQARTDTMFIIGDREQSAVIALQPVRYSMITGTIYDAITKKPVSGTVIYKGAVYGEQETDPDLGMYTIRNLPSGRYLISVRVPAPYIPQSCTLDLPPGQLIQQDFYLERRQ; encoded by the coding sequence ATGAGCATATTGTTATTAGTGGCAATCTCCCTCTTTTTTACCGATCCGGGACCGGGAACTTCGGTTTTACCGCTGATCAGACTGGCAGAGGGCCCGCGGGGCGCCGCGCTGGGAGAAGCGCTGACCGCAACTGTTGATGATGCCACCGCCCTTTATTGGAACTGCGGCCGGCTGGGAAAAATCAGAGATTATGCCCTGTCTTTTTCTCATCAGATCTGGTATAACGGCACCAACGATGAACTTCTGCATTTTGCCCTGCCCGCTAATCGGGGTGTTCTCGGATTCAGTCTGATCTATTCCGCGACGCCCGGAATCGAATTCTGGAACGAACAGAACCAGCCCGGAGATACCTTTAGTACCTGGAACGGTATCCTTGCTCTCGGCTACGGACTGCCGGTCGCACAAAAGTACTTTGTCGGTGCCGGATTGAAGGGGTGCTATGAAAATCTTTATACCGGTTACGGCTATGGCACTGCTTTTGATATCGGCTTCGCTGCCGAACCTTTTGAGTTTCTCAAAACCGGGCTGGCACTGCGCAATCTGGGCTTAATGAAGTACAGCCGGCTGGAAACGCTGCCTGCCGAGCTCATCCTTGGACTTGCCTGGACTGCGAGCAGATTACGACTGCTTCTTGACGGCGTTTACCCCCATGACCGGCAGTTTCATCTCCGGCTGGGGATTGAGTATCAGCCGATCACCGAGCTGAGCCTGCGTGCCGGCTACCGGACCGGTCCTCAGGACCTCAATGAGCTCGGAGCGCTCAGCGGGCTGACTGCAGGCATCGGTGTCAATCTAACAAACCTTGCGCTTGATTATTCGCTCTCAGGCTACGGTAAACTGGGCACAGTTCACCGACTCGGCATTCGACTTAACCTTCCGCGCTACGGTCATGGCAGTCTGCGCATCCGGGTAATTGACGCTCTGACCCGTGAACGGATCTGGGGCAGTATCAAACTTCAGGGTGTCCGGGAATTCATCGGCGAAACAAACCGGGCCGGCGAACTGTTGATCACCGGACTTGTACCCGGACGCCTTATTATTCATACCTTCCGCAAAGACTATCAGGCGCGCACAGATACCATGTTCATCATCGGTGATCGCGAACAGTCAGCGGTCATTGCACTCCAGCCGGTGCGCTACTCTATGATTACCGGCACTATCTATGATGCGATAACGAAAAAACCTGTGTCCGGCACTGTCATCTATAAGGGTGCAGTGTATGGAGAACAGGAGACCGACCCTGATCTCGGAATGTATACAATCAGAAACCTCCCAAGCGGCAGGTACCTAATATCAGTTCGCGTACCGGCACCTTATATCCCCCAGTCCTGCACCCTTGACTTACCGCCCGGACAACTAATTCAGCAGGATTTTTATCTCGAACGGCGCCAATAA
- a CDS encoding glycosyltransferase family 39 protein has product MPFLLYRTGKRQLPAVAEPNTTSLTRRDYQLALLFFALILTANLIRLNYWSPLPDEINYARCARSLIDNRTIISNDIMFFPPLFVYLSALLQLLGMELLTSVRLISALTGAAILPVLYLTARLLYPPATALPTLLLTLPLFSLRLYSRLGQVEITMLFFIILSILFLLRALRSGKGSDAIRAGVILGLGLWTKETALGATAVAVIFILTSSQSRWQMLGKFLLGLAPPALLLFILSIFTGRNLLFEIMASRGYDINMLQLNPLGNLIALGANLGYNLVPRLFYPWEILIFILLVPAVSILLLIALIKGVKDKNPFSRLVLIYLIVHLPFFFFFSRKFDYYLLPTALLVLFNGGLTLLAAGTGRTLRRTGLCLLTLLCLDNLYAGYFLYCNRGTHASFEEAVGQIEPNTTVATSHLTLVEYLARRAGRQLQVRELFEPGTYRLHSGVLADSTIGAILLKYYYYQRLISLYPQDWERLQALFPLKMELIDYHWSPPSRHFPIKLKGITEFAKPIGVVILRRPD; this is encoded by the coding sequence GTGCCATTTCTCTTATACCGCACCGGAAAAAGGCAACTCCCAGCAGTGGCTGAGCCGAACACCACCTCTCTTACCCGTCGTGATTATCAGCTCGCCCTGCTCTTCTTCGCATTGATACTGACCGCCAATCTCATCCGGCTGAATTACTGGAGCCCGCTTCCGGATGAAATCAACTATGCCCGCTGTGCCCGCTCGCTGATTGATAACAGAACCATCATCAGCAATGACATCATGTTCTTTCCCCCGCTTTTTGTCTACCTGTCTGCTCTGCTCCAGTTGCTGGGAATGGAGCTGCTGACCTCAGTCCGGCTGATCTCGGCCCTCACCGGTGCGGCAATTCTGCCGGTCCTGTATCTCACCGCCCGGCTTCTTTATCCGCCGGCAACCGCACTGCCGACATTACTTCTGACCCTGCCCCTGTTCAGCCTCCGCCTCTACAGCCGGCTGGGCCAGGTAGAAATAACGATGCTGTTCTTCATCATCCTCAGCATCCTTTTTTTGCTCCGTGCGCTACGCAGCGGAAAAGGCTCCGATGCCATCCGTGCCGGGGTGATACTCGGACTCGGGCTCTGGACCAAGGAGACAGCGCTCGGCGCCACAGCAGTGGCGGTGATCTTCATTCTCACATCATCCCAGTCACGCTGGCAGATGCTGGGGAAATTTCTGCTCGGACTTGCACCACCGGCACTACTCCTTTTCATCCTCAGCATCTTCACCGGTCGGAACCTGCTTTTTGAAATCATGGCAAGTCGCGGTTATGACATCAATATGCTGCAACTGAACCCGCTCGGCAACCTCATCGCCCTGGGCGCCAATCTGGGCTACAACCTCGTTCCCCGCCTGTTTTACCCCTGGGAGATCCTGATTTTCATCCTCCTGGTACCGGCGGTATCCATCCTTTTGCTGATTGCACTCATAAAAGGGGTAAAGGATAAAAACCCGTTCAGCCGGCTGGTACTGATCTATCTGATCGTTCATCTGCCATTTTTTTTCTTCTTCTCGCGGAAGTTCGACTATTATCTGCTCCCTACTGCCCTGCTGGTACTTTTTAACGGCGGACTGACGCTGCTGGCAGCCGGCACCGGCCGGACCCTGCGCCGCACCGGGTTGTGCCTCCTGACGCTACTCTGTCTCGATAATCTCTATGCCGGCTATTTTCTCTACTGCAACCGGGGCACCCACGCCTCATTTGAGGAAGCTGTCGGACAAATTGAACCTAACACCACCGTTGCCACCTCGCACCTCACACTGGTAGAATACCTCGCACGCCGTGCCGGCAGGCAGCTTCAGGTCCGGGAACTGTTTGAACCCGGCACTTACCGGCTTCATTCCGGAGTACTGGCTGACAGCACTATCGGTGCCATTTTGCTCAAGTACTATTACTATCAGCGACTGATCAGCCTTTATCCACAGGACTGGGAACGGCTGCAGGCCCTCTTCCCCTTGAAAATGGAATTGATTGATTACCACTGGAGCCCCCCTTCCCGCCATTTCCCAATCAAACTGAAGGGAATTACCGAGTTTGCCAAACCGATCGGCGTTGTGATATTAAGGCGTCCGGATTAA
- a CDS encoding T9SS type A sorting domain-containing protein — protein MKRLLFVVILPRLVLGIYDMKWFDLNSWRCPFYNDGRWGIDVTAGPGAPGGSWPQPLRNFYIFGAGVWIGTIVGNDTLTTCGYNPNTGGTEMFPALCRYWRQTPLDSADRVYKYPGDWPPPAARFPMAPQQARSEMDLWMCFSDSEPGSHNAPGRPLGVDVYLTVYGFSDSFSRDMFILKYELVNASGGVLNQMYAGLVVDADIGYPGDDMTGLILDRQFVVGTDTFRVKNTGFFYDYNNIETSSSVWESGTPGAVAVRLLLAPNGLNLSAFKRFTIEIDPVRDAEQYLTLKGYNYRTGNYEPYDSLDSEPGDKRALLAVGPVDLPAGGEATFYFAVIASPYGSQGQTPEERDTTELALRCWWAERLLARILGIEEAQEVGFKRWLTVYPNPCRLGTVMTVTGADGVRIYDLQGRLVKELSGSDSRWDGRDRQGRLVSAGVYFFRPVKNRTEVSKVLLVRE, from the coding sequence ATGAAAAGGCTGCTGTTTGTGGTAATCCTGCCGAGGCTTGTCTTGGGAATCTATGACATGAAGTGGTTTGATCTCAATAGCTGGCGGTGTCCGTTCTATAATGATGGCCGCTGGGGAATTGATGTGACCGCCGGTCCCGGTGCACCCGGCGGTTCCTGGCCTCAGCCATTGCGGAATTTCTATATCTTCGGCGCCGGTGTCTGGATTGGTACGATTGTCGGTAATGACACTCTTACTACCTGCGGGTATAATCCCAACACCGGGGGAACCGAGATGTTCCCGGCGTTGTGCCGGTACTGGCGGCAGACACCCCTGGATTCTGCCGATCGGGTTTATAAATATCCGGGTGACTGGCCACCACCGGCAGCCAGATTTCCGATGGCACCACAGCAGGCGCGTTCGGAAATGGATCTCTGGATGTGTTTTAGTGACTCGGAGCCGGGTAGCCATAACGCGCCGGGGAGACCGCTGGGGGTTGATGTCTATCTAACCGTTTACGGGTTCTCAGACTCATTTTCGCGCGACATGTTCATCCTGAAATATGAACTTGTCAACGCCTCAGGAGGGGTGCTGAATCAGATGTATGCCGGTCTGGTGGTTGATGCCGATATCGGTTATCCCGGTGATGACATGACCGGACTGATTCTCGATCGGCAGTTTGTAGTCGGTACTGACACATTCCGGGTAAAGAACACTGGTTTCTTCTATGATTACAATAACATTGAGACGTCCAGTTCGGTCTGGGAATCAGGAACACCCGGTGCAGTGGCGGTACGGCTGCTACTGGCGCCCAATGGTCTTAACTTGAGCGCTTTCAAGCGGTTTACCATTGAGATTGATCCGGTCCGGGATGCAGAACAGTATCTGACGCTAAAAGGTTATAATTACCGGACGGGCAATTATGAGCCTTATGATTCTCTTGATTCTGAGCCAGGCGATAAACGGGCACTGCTGGCGGTCGGACCGGTGGATCTGCCGGCAGGCGGCGAGGCAACTTTTTACTTTGCGGTAATCGCTTCCCCATATGGCAGTCAGGGACAGACGCCGGAGGAACGTGATACTACCGAACTGGCGCTGCGGTGCTGGTGGGCAGAACGGCTGCTTGCCCGAATTCTGGGCATTGAGGAGGCACAGGAGGTCGGGTTTAAGCGATGGTTGACGGTTTATCCCAATCCCTGCCGACTGGGAACTGTGATGACCGTTACTGGTGCTGATGGTGTCCGGATTTATGATCTTCAGGGTAGACTGGTGAAGGAGCTGAGCGGAAGTGATTCCCGCTGGGACGGAAGAGACAGGCAGGGCAGACTGGTGTCAGCTGGAGTTTATTTCTTCAGACCGGTTAAGAATCGGACGGAGGTCAGCAAGGTGCTGCTGGTCCGAGAGTAA
- a CDS encoding PorV/PorQ family protein translates to MKKGLKIGVISLLFVSVGAFSVAQAAFSKVATTGANFLKISVGRASGMGDAFTALADDASATWFNPAGLAHIKRQAQVNHANWFADLNHDYLTVILPVTNFGTVGIWANALTMGEIEQTTVDDPKTPVREDEGTGLTIGANDIAFGISYARIITDKLSFGLTVKGVQQTIWDMGASAIGLDLGLFYNTGFKSLRLGAAVTNFGTQLAFSGPHLDYNFYWPDSGPSQLQGSYKTTPAPLPTAFRFGVAMDLVQTCPHRLTAAIDIVHPSDINETVNFGLEYGLSEMLFLRGGYILNVDQNYQQKLGMLTGLCAGVGIRGKPAEGLELGLDYSFRYYQYIKPAHRLMLTVGF, encoded by the coding sequence ATGAAAAAAGGATTAAAAATCGGCGTTATCAGCCTGCTGTTTGTGTCGGTTGGCGCCTTTTCCGTTGCCCAGGCTGCATTCAGCAAGGTGGCAACCACCGGCGCTAACTTTCTGAAAATCAGTGTCGGCCGGGCTTCCGGGATGGGCGATGCCTTTACCGCACTTGCGGATGATGCTTCCGCCACCTGGTTCAACCCCGCCGGTCTGGCACACATCAAGCGCCAGGCACAGGTAAATCACGCAAACTGGTTTGCCGACCTCAACCATGACTACCTTACGGTTATCCTGCCAGTAACCAACTTCGGCACTGTCGGCATTTGGGCGAACGCTCTGACGATGGGGGAAATTGAACAGACGACTGTTGATGATCCGAAGACACCGGTCCGGGAAGACGAAGGCACCGGGCTTACGATCGGCGCCAACGACATCGCCTTTGGAATCAGCTACGCCCGCATTATCACTGACAAGCTCTCATTCGGTCTCACGGTCAAGGGTGTCCAGCAGACCATCTGGGATATGGGTGCATCGGCAATCGGCCTCGACCTCGGACTGTTCTACAACACCGGCTTCAAATCGCTCCGACTCGGTGCTGCAGTAACCAACTTCGGCACTCAGCTGGCATTTTCCGGTCCGCATCTCGATTATAACTTCTACTGGCCTGATTCGGGACCGAGCCAGCTTCAGGGCTCCTACAAAACTACACCCGCTCCTCTCCCCACTGCTTTCCGGTTCGGTGTGGCAATGGATCTCGTTCAGACCTGCCCGCACCGGCTGACAGCGGCAATTGATATCGTTCATCCATCCGATATCAACGAAACGGTTAACTTCGGTCTCGAATACGGACTGTCAGAAATGCTCTTCCTGCGCGGCGGGTATATTCTGAATGTTGACCAGAACTATCAGCAGAAACTGGGAATGCTCACCGGTCTGTGTGCCGGCGTCGGCATCAGGGGTAAACCGGCGGAAGGACTGGAGCTTGGTCTTGACTACTCCTTCCGGTATTATCAGTACATCAAGCCGGCACACCGGCTTATGCTGACGGTCGGGTTCTAA